The following are encoded in a window of Thermus thermamylovorans genomic DNA:
- the dxs gene encoding 1-deoxy-D-xylulose-5-phosphate synthase has protein sequence MVLNRVNSPEDLKALSLEELLQLAEEIRSEIIRVTAQNGGHLASSLGAVELILALHRVFESPRDRLLFDVGHQAYAHKLVTGRKDRFHTLRQEGGLSGFTKVSESEHDAITVGHASTSLAHALGMTIARDLRGESYHVVAVIGDGALTGGMALAALNKIGELGKRMLIVLNDNEMSISENVGALNKYFKELQIRKWVQDAEKLGRQILEHISPKLFGLVDRAKEAAKLLLHQENPFYAWGLRYVGPVDGHDLKGLVHTLEHLKELDGPTLLHVVTQKGKGYKVAEADPIYWHGPPGFNPERPEKVAKGYSWSQAFGDAVTELAHLEPRLFVLTPAMREGSGLVRYSLEHPERYLDVGICEDVAVTTAAGMALRGLKPIVAIYSTFLQRAYDQAIHDVAIENLPVVFAIDRAGIVGADGATHHGVFDIAYLRTVPNFQIAAPKDALELRAMLRKALEVGGPVAIRYPRDNVERAPEGVWPEIEWGRWEVLKEGTEAYILAFGKTLRYALEAAGNDPRVGVVNARFLKPLDKEMLRSLARYKLLTVEDHQGMGGFGSAVLEALNEMGSRPEVRILALPDRFFEHGTIPSLHRQAGIDAEGIRKALREMGLHPAYERA, from the coding sequence ATGGTGCTGAACAGGGTAAACAGCCCCGAGGACCTGAAGGCCCTGAGCCTGGAGGAGCTCCTCCAGCTGGCGGAGGAGATCCGCAGCGAGATCATCCGGGTCACGGCGCAAAACGGCGGCCACCTGGCGAGCTCCCTGGGGGCGGTGGAGCTCATCCTGGCCCTCCACCGGGTCTTCGAGTCCCCCAGGGACCGCCTCCTCTTCGACGTGGGCCACCAGGCCTACGCCCACAAGCTGGTCACGGGCCGCAAGGACCGCTTTCACACCCTGCGGCAGGAAGGCGGGCTTTCCGGCTTCACCAAGGTCTCGGAGTCGGAGCACGACGCCATCACCGTGGGCCACGCCAGCACCTCCTTGGCCCACGCCCTGGGGATGACCATCGCCCGGGACCTCCGGGGGGAGAGCTACCACGTGGTGGCGGTGATCGGGGACGGGGCCCTCACGGGGGGGATGGCCCTGGCCGCCCTCAACAAGATCGGAGAGCTGGGCAAGAGGATGCTCATCGTCCTCAACGACAACGAGATGAGCATCTCGGAAAACGTGGGGGCCCTCAACAAGTACTTCAAGGAGCTCCAGATCCGGAAGTGGGTCCAGGACGCGGAGAAGCTGGGACGGCAGATCCTGGAGCACATATCCCCCAAGCTCTTCGGCCTGGTGGACCGGGCCAAGGAGGCGGCCAAGCTCCTCCTGCACCAGGAGAACCCCTTCTACGCCTGGGGCCTCCGCTACGTGGGCCCCGTGGACGGGCACGACCTGAAGGGCCTCGTCCACACCCTGGAGCACCTCAAGGAGTTGGACGGTCCCACCCTGCTCCACGTGGTGACCCAAAAGGGCAAGGGCTACAAGGTGGCCGAGGCCGACCCCATCTACTGGCACGGGCCTCCCGGCTTCAACCCCGAGCGGCCGGAGAAGGTCGCCAAGGGCTACTCCTGGAGCCAGGCCTTTGGGGACGCGGTGACGGAGCTCGCCCACCTGGAGCCGCGGCTCTTCGTCCTCACGCCGGCCATGCGGGAGGGCTCGGGGCTGGTGCGCTACTCCCTGGAGCACCCCGAGCGCTACCTGGACGTGGGCATCTGCGAGGACGTGGCGGTGACCACGGCAGCAGGGATGGCCCTGAGGGGCCTCAAGCCCATCGTGGCCATCTACTCCACCTTCCTGCAGCGGGCCTACGACCAGGCCATCCACGACGTGGCCATCGAGAACCTGCCCGTGGTCTTCGCCATCGACCGGGCGGGGATCGTGGGGGCAGACGGGGCCACCCACCACGGGGTCTTCGACATCGCCTATCTGCGCACGGTCCCCAACTTCCAGATCGCCGCCCCCAAGGACGCCTTGGAACTCCGGGCCATGCTGCGGAAGGCCCTGGAGGTGGGAGGCCCGGTGGCCATCCGCTACCCCCGGGACAACGTGGAACGGGCCCCCGAAGGGGTATGGCCCGAGATCGAGTGGGGCCGCTGGGAGGTCTTGAAGGAGGGGACGGAGGCCTACATCCTGGCCTTCGGCAAGACCCTGAGGTACGCCTTGGAGGCTGCCGGGAATGACCCCAGGGTGGGTGTGGTGAACGCCCGGTTCCTCAAGCCCCTGGACAAGGAGATGCTAAGGAGCCTCGCCCGCTACAAGCTCCTTACCGTGGAGGACCACCAGGGGATGGGGGGATTTGGGAGCGCGGTCCTGGAGGCCCTGAACGAGATGGGCTCGAGGCCGGAGGTGCGGATTTTGGCCCTCCCCGACCGCTTCTTCGAGCACGGCACCATCCCCAGTCTCCACCGCCAGGCGGGAATCGACGCGGAGGGCATCCGGAAGGCCCTCCGGGAGATGGGCCTCCATCCCGCCTATGAACGGGCCTGA